The Desulfonatronum sp. SC1 genome segment TCATAGGGCAGGGGGTGACGCAAGGCAAGACTTGCCGATCAGGGTTGCCGATCAGGGCTACCCACCCACGCGGCACCAGCCGCAAGGCGTTTCATCGAGTTCGTTCCCTCCACCCCCACCAACCGGAGTAAATCTTCGCTCGTCCTTGGAATCCAGCAGGTGCTTGATGGGATCATTAGCACTACAGCGAAACTTCATACTTTGATCAGCAAGACGCCCTGATTGTGGCCCACGGAACACACGGAAAGGCACGGAAAACCTGGGAACGAGGGCATTGCCCTCGTCATTTTCAAGAGCTTCTGCAAAGTTTCGCTGTAGTGTTAGGAGTTTGTTCTTTTTCAGATTTTGTAACTACTCAGCACAGAGTAATTCTGATGCCGGGGTCGGAATCGGGATCGGGATCGGGATCGAAAACGTTGCGATGCGTTCAAAAATCTTCCTGTTCCGACTCCGTTATCGATAGCGAGGCGCCGACTCCGACCCCGGTTGCCGGAGCAAGAGCGGACACAAAATGTGATGAGTAGTTACCAGATTTTTATGCCACATAGAGGAAAGGTGCACCCGGTTAAATCCAGCGTTGCTGGCACGCGAAGCGTATTTAACCGGGCAAGGACAAAGTAGGTTTTTTCTCCAGCCGACTTGCCTGGCGAAAAATTCTTACGTCTGCCTTGTTCGTCCTGCATGGTTTAGCGAAGCTGGTAATTAAAAACTATGTATTTCAGGTTGTTAGGTGTTCAATGGCCTTGGCGGGCAATCACCAATTTCTCCCGTGCCTGATTGGAGGAGGAATAGAGCAACGGATCAATTTCATGTTGTTGAGGATGTTGCCTTTAAAAAAGAAATCGGCTAAGTGCATAATCAAGAAAAAAATGAGTTAGAATTCAATGATGCTGAACTGTCCGACAGCAGTAAAAATGCTCAACACAGGCTTAAACGGAGACCCTATGCTTACCAGGATCAATCCCTGTGCATCTCCATCAATCATGACCCATCAACCATCAACAGGTTATCTCTCCATCTTCTCGCTTCTGCTCTTCGCGGGGCTGGCGCTTTTTTCTGTGCCGGCCTTGGCCTCGGCAATCCCTGTCAGCGAGCGGCTGGTGAGCATTGAGGTGCAGGACCAGAGTTTTAATCAGGTTCTGGACGCCATTGCGCGGCAAGTGGACGTGAACATCAACTTTATCGGTCAGGAACCACCCGGTAAGAGGGACGTCAGCCTTAAGGAGGTGCCTATTGGACGAACCATGAATCGTGTAATGCGGCTTTTTGGGGTGGAGAACCACGCGGTATCTTATCATGCCGAGACCAACACTCTCATGGTGGCCAACCTCAAATCATCGCCTATGGTCGCGGCTTTGTTCTTGGATAATGTCCGGTCAGGACATGATGAGGGACATGGCACGGAACCACTTAACGAAGCACAGCTAGAGCAGTTGCGAGAGCATAATCTTCTTATACTGGCTGAGATGGAAGAAAGCGTGCGGCCATTGACTCCTCACCAAATCAGCCAGTTAAGAGAGCAAAGCGAAGCGAGTGGGGATGAAGTGGATCAACCTTTGACCGAAGATCAGGTTCGGCGTTTACGCGAGCAGAGTGAGTTAGTTGAGGCACAAGATGAGTTGGCTAGCCAGCCTCTAACGACTGAGCAAATAGAACGTCTGCGCCAGCTGAGCGAGATGATTCAGGAAGAGGATGAGTTGGCTAGCCGGCCTTTAACAAATGATCAGATTCAGCAACTACGTGAGCAGAGTAGGGAATAAGACAGGGGAGCTTCTTTGCGTTGGCGAAATACTATATAACTGTCCTTAACCTATTAACATGGCGTGCGGAATATTTTTGTTGTCATTTTTAAACCAATGGAGGATTTTTCATGAGAACCGCTAGAATTAGCATGATTTTAATGGTTTTTTTATTTTCTGGTATATGTTTGAGCATCCCACAAAAGGCAGATGCAGCTGAACTGTGGGTTTCCGTATCGATTGTCCGGATAAACCAAACCGCTTCAAGATTGGCCTTTTGGGGGGATGAAATCAACAATACATTTAGTAATAAAGCATTTTGGATCGATTCTAGCCATCCAAAGCAGAAAGAGTTTTTGGCTATTCTCTTGACTGCAATTTCTACTGGTGAAAATTTGCGCATTCGGTGGAATTCAACTACTGATGAAGTTACTGTTATCGGCACATTTCCAAGTTAGTTTTGCAAGAATTTTAAAGAATTAATCGAGCCTGAAAAAGTCATTATTTTCCTTCGCAATGTACTGTATTCTGGCGTATATGACTTTTTCAGGCTCGAAAAAACAGACTTTTATTTTTTTACGGGCTGCTAGTAGTTTCTTTACGTCTTCCTCGTAACCCGTTGCACCATTCGGTAGACCCTTTCGCAGTTTTTCTCATCCCGATATTGAAAGAAAGAAACGGCGTTTTGCCGTTGCTCGGTGTTCAGTTTAAAATCGCGGTTAGCTAGCTCTTCCAGGGCCGTTGTGAGCTGTTTTTCATCCCTGGCCACGGCGGCGAAACGCATATCCTCCTCCCTAGTGCTGAACCCGTGCAGGCAACGTTCGGCCAGAAATGCGTCTATATCGAACTGATAGAGGAGCACGGGCCGCTGCATGTAGGCCATGTCCCACATGATGCTGGAATAGTCGGTGATCAAAACACAGGCTTGCTGCAACACATTGCGCAAGGGAACAGCGTCGTCACTGTATTCGATTATGATGCGTTGTGAGGCGAATCCGGCAAAATGATTGGCATGCTCCTTCATCCGGAAGTGGAAGCGCACCCTCAGGCGTAGGTCCTGTTCGCACAGTAAAACGTCAAGGTCGGGGTGTGACAGGAAGGACCGGATGCGCCGGAAATAGAAGGACTCAATAAATTCCTCGGGGGCCATCCGGTCCAGCCGTTTGCGCCAGGTCAGGGCGAACAGGACCTCACGGTCCGCTTTTTGGCCAAGTAGCTCGTCAAAGCGGGGGAGCCCCGTAATCATGATCCGCCCTGGATCCCGAATCATCCAATCCCTGATTTTTTGCGTCTTTTCCAGTTCAGATACAGCGATGATCTTGTCGAATCTGTTGGCGACAGAGCGTAAATAGACACCAGGTCCGTATAAAGTTACGCCGTGGGTCAAAAAAATGGTTTGCACACCAGGCAGGGCGAACCGAAGAACTGGGTAATCGCAGATGTCGTCCTCCTTGTTCGTGAATAAAAACACGTTGGCCAAGCAGAGCAGGCGCACATAGGACCAAGTGTTTTTGCGCACAGCCCGGGCAGGGTCAGGGAAATCCGCCGGCAATCGCACGTCTTTGTTCAAGATGTAATAAATATCCGTATGTTTTTTTTCAGCCAAGCAGTACTTGAAAAAAACATAGCCGTTCTCCTCGCAGCCGTTGCCTTCGCGCTCCGCCACCAGCCAGACTCTTTTCTTTGTGCAACAACGGAGTAATATTCTGAGAAACAGCAAAAGCATTATTAAGGTAATCCGCCGCAAATATGTGGAAAATATCCTTTTCCAAGAATTTTCGGCAATCTTCGCATAGCTTCTGGAAAATGTGTTTTTCACCTTTTTCCCGGCCCGGTACGTGCCCAGACACAAATCGTGCAGGTAAGGACGCCGCATCCATTCCTTGCAATGATTCTCATACCGCGAGAGCGCTTTATCCTCGGGGGAAGTTTTGAGGGGGGGCTTTACATTCAGAACGCACTTCATGCCCTGTCTGCATGAGTCAAGAGCATCCATGTACAGTATATGACATACACGGTCATTGTGCTCCAACTGGGAAAAAAAATCTTTCACTGCAACGAGATTGTTTCTGGAATGTAGCACCGCTGCTGCATGCCGGAAATATCCTGCCCGGATCATCAGAAAGGGTAATATGAAATTTTCGGCATGCCTCACGATTAATTGCACATTGATGTTTTCAAGTAATAACCGCAGTTCGCGATAATACACGGCATCGGCATCGGGAAAAAATGATGACCGCACGAAAAACCGCATGAACCTGATTACGGTTCGTTCTTCCAGCAGCGCAAGCAGGGTCGGATTATTTTGCCGCTGGTATTCCTCCAGGCAGGCGCGATAGATTCCGGCACACTGGATGATCCGGTCCGGGGAAAAGGTTTGCGTGCCTGACGGCGCGCTGCCGCGTTCTCGGCCGCGATACTCATGAATGATTTCCGGTAGGATGGCGACGCGTTCAGCCATTAGCGACGCCTTGTAGCTGAAAAATACATCCTCGCAGTAACTGTTCTCCGGGAAGCTGATATTATGCTTTTGCAGAAACGACCGGCGATAGAGTTTGTTGCAGGTGCTGGGATCGGCCAAAAGCAGTGGGAAGTCGTGGATCGTGGTGCAAGGCGTCTCAATGCGGTAAGCAGAATATCCTTCGTTGATCCATTTTTTTTTGGTGCTGAAGGACTGGGCCATGCCGACCACGAAATCGGACCGGTGTTCATGAGCGTAGGCATGAAACCGGGTCAATGTATGGCGGTACAGGCGATCATCCGAATCCAGAAACAGTACAAACTTCCCGATTGCCCGGGCCAAACCGGTGTTTCTGGCCTTGCCTTGGCGGCCATGGGTCTGGAGCAGGGCGGTGATATTGGAGTGCTTGGCGGCATAGGCTTGCATGATGTCTCGGCTGTTGTCAGTGCTTTCGTCGTCCACCAGGATGATTTCCAGTTTCAGGGAAGGCACTGCCAGGACCGAATCAATGCATTCGGGCAGCCATTCGGCTGTGTTGTAGACGGGAATGATGACGGAGATGTCCATTGTAGTGTTGCTTTTTACCATGGAGAGCAGTGGGGTATGGAGGAGGGCTGCGGCTTGGAAAAAGTTCAAACCGTGGAACCGCCCGCTCCTGTTGGTCGCACAGGACGCTAATGTCGCCAAGGAAATAAATCTTGGAAAGCAGTGAAGAAAGCTGTTTTCCAAAGGGATTGCCTAAAACCGCGATGCCGGAATCTCTTCTTGGCGCACCCTTTGCTTGTGCGTAGCGAGCGGTTCGCGATAACCCTATTCATATTACAGGTTATCACTGTGTTGTTCCAGCCATTTTTCAGGATCTTGGCAAAAAACTTCATAAGCATTCAGCACGTTGTCCGGATTGTCATCCATGAGCAACCGGCCCTGTTCCAGCCAGAGCGCGCGGGAGCAGAGATTCTTGATTTGCTCAGGGCTGTGGGAGACAAGCAGCACGCTTTTGGCTTTTTCACGCATGGCGGACATCCGCGCGGCGGCCTTGGTCTGGAAGGCCTTGTCGCCCACGGACATGGTCTCATCCAGGATCAAAATTTCCGGGTCCACGGCCGTGGCCACGGCAAAGCCGAGCCGGCTTTTCATCCCGCTGGAGTAGGTGCGCACGGGCTGGTCCATGAACTCGCCCAGTTCAGCAAAGGCCTCGATCTCGGGCAGCAGGATCTTGGTCCTGGCCCGGCTCAACCCCAGCAGGCTGGCGCTGACATAAACATTGTCCCGGCCGCTCAGTTCAGGCTTGAACCCCACGCCCAGGGCCAGTAGCTGGACCCGGCCCCACACGTCCACGCGGCCTTCGTCAGGCTGATAAACGCCGCAGCAGAGCATGGCCAGGGTACTCTTGCCGGAGCCGTTGCGGCCGATCAGGGCGATGGTTTCGCCTTCATGCAGGGCAAAGGAGACGTTGCGCAAGGCCCAGAACGATGCGGCCGGTCTGCGGCGGGCATCCCGGAAAAACCATGTTCCGCGTTTACGCGGAAAAAACAGGCCGACGTTGTCAAAAACAAGGACGGCAGAGTGCGCGTCTGTCGGGGGCGAAGCGGCCCGGACCTGCTCTATGGCCGGCGGGTGCGGATCCGGCAGGAGCTGGACATCTTGAGACCGGGACAAATCATCTCGGCTGATGGCCACAGTCTCGGCCGGGACGCGGTCAGCCAGCGGCTGCTCAAGCAGCGCCTCCGGCACCGGTTCAGTCAAGGGCATCGGTTCTTCTCTGTCCTCTTCGCGCAGCCACGCTTCCACCATTCCGGCAACCCTGTCCGGCACGTTGTGGAGCGCATAGACCTGGGGCGCGTGCAGCCCCTCCAGGGTCGGCAAGAAATGCTCCTTTTTCTGTGTACCTGACTCCAGGTCAAACTCCACCAGCCGCGGCATAATCTGGGTCGGTGCAACCTTGGCGGGATGGCAGACGCCGTAGATCAAGTGCTGCTCGTGGGCAGCCATGCCCCGGACGTACTGCACGCTCTCCGGCCAGAGCTCAAAATCCAGGGCTGGAGCGATAGTGCGCGTGGCCGGGGCATCAGGTTCGCTGACCGGCCAGGGATACACAACGATCTCCCCGGCCTGGATGTTCGAGACGTACAAATGCCTGTCGTACAGGACTGTCCCGTGAGGGTTGAAGTTCATGCGCAAAAGCAATTTGCCGCTGTCCAAGGCTATGAGCGCGCCTTGATCTCCGTTGTTCAGATAAGACATGACCAGCACCGGCCCGTGCATCGGATCCTGGAACAGGTGCCGGACCACGCCGAAGGTAAAGGTTCTTTGCAGGGCTGCCTTGGAAGGCAGGGGGAACAGGTCCGGGGCGATCTCCCAGAAAAAACGGCGTTGGACCAACCGACCCTGCATATCGAACTGATCCAGGGCGCACTGCGCGTTAAAGGGCACGAAAACGCGATCCTGGGACTGGTCCGCGAACACCGTGTGCAGATTGGCCTGCCGCGACGGACCAAGTACCCATTCCGGCAGGATCACGGTTCGTTCCAGGGCGAACAGATCACGGCCTTGCGTGCACAGCCTGAAGACAAACATGGCGTTGGTAGCGACGGCATAGAGGTGGCTGCCGGTCCAGTGCAGGCCCCGCAGGTGGCAGTGGCGCACGGGTAGGCCAGTCATATCCACAAGCTGGACATGGCGAAGGGCAGGTCTGTCCAGATCCAGAAGGGCTAAACCGCCGGCGTTGTCTTTGCGGGAAAAGAGGCTGGTTAGAAAAAGTTGCATGGTAAGTATATGTCAGTTGTTCAAAAAAAATGCCATGGAGAGCAGGGAGTGCATATAGGAGAACCTGCAACCCGGAGAAGGTTCACCCCATGGGAACTCCGATCTTATTTTGTCGCTCAGAACCCTTGTCGCGCAAAGCCGTCAGAGATACTTGGGCGCCTTGGCCTCGAAGCGGTGAAAAAAACTCAGCCCCGCTTGCACCAGAACCAGGGAGGCAAGCAGGACCAGAGCGTAGCTCCGCAGATTAAACATCTGCCCGATGAAAAGCGCGTCACGGGCCGCGGTGATGACGTGCAGCATGGGGTTTAAGGCGTACAGAGTTTTTGCGAAATCCGGCAGCTTTTCCAGGGCGTATATCCGTTCCGGAGAGTAGAGCACCGGACTCATGTACAGGCCCAGGCGCATGGCATAGGGCAGCAGCTTGCCCGTATCAGGTAGGTAGACTTCGAGGATGGACAAAAACAGGCCCAAGCCGAAGGTCAACAATATCAACGGCGCGATCAAAAGCGGTGCGGCTAGGGTGTGCCACCCCAGGGCCTCATGATTCCAGACCGCAATGATGGACAAACCGATCAGAAAAAAGAAGGATTGGACAACTGGCGGAATCAGGACATAGAGATGCAGAGGCAAAGGGGTCTGGCGGATCAGGGAGGCATTGCCCGTGAGCGATTTGGCCCCGATGGTCACGGACCGGGAAAAGGCCTGCCAGCAGACCAGCCCGCAGAGCACGAAGATGTGGTAACCTGGTCCGCCGCGTTCAAATACGATTTTAACCACAAAGGTGTAGATGGCCATCAGGGCCAGTGGGTCGAGGATCCACCACAGTACGCCTAGTCGGGTTGTCGTGATCGTGGTCTTGATATTGACCATGAACTGGCTGCGCAGAGCATGGCGGTGGGTGTACAAATTCCGGAACAATTGGATCATGGGAAAAACCGGTAAGTATGCCTGCTCATACCTGTTGTTTTTGAATACCTTCTCCGGCCCTGGCCTTGCCCCGGCCTGTGAGTATGTCCCTGGCCAGCACGGCTAGGTAGTAAGGTGCGAGAATTGTATTTTTGCCTGGTTTGGTGAGCGCTTGCACGATTATGTGTCCCAGGCGGAAGGAATAAGAGTGCTTCAGGCGAAGGGTTTCATTTCTGGATTTTTCTAGCCTTTCCTGCATGGCCGCGACATGTTTCTGTTCCTTGGCCACTTTTTGCTTTTCCTGCTGCAGTTCTTCCTGCACCTGACGTAGGCTGACCGCCCGGACACGATTTTCTTTCAGCTCGTCGTGCAGATCTTTGAGCTGCTTCAGGTATTCGTTGTTTTGCAGGGTCAGGTTGTGCAGATCCTTTTCCAACTCTGAAACACTTTTGCTGTTTTTTTGTTGAGCTTGCCGACTAATACGCCGCTGGGCCTCCAGGTGCCAGCCCTTGAACCCGTCCATGGCCTTGCGGCATTCCTTGACCACGGCCATCAGTCGCTGACGGTCGAAGTCCGCTCCCCGACAATCCTTGAGAACGTCATAAAGCTTGAGCACGTATTCATTCTGAACCTCGTAGTCCTCGTACACGGCCCGGTTCAGGTTGGGCTTGATCACGTCCTTGAGTGCTTCCTTAGCGTTTCCTGAAAAGTATTGATCCAAGCCCGTATAGCGCAAAAGCTCCTGGGCCTGCTCCATTGGCCGGGTGAACCAATCCTCATAGTGGACGATGAAGCAGTCCGCGGCGGTGTGGTGCAGGGCGTCGGTTGTTCGTTGAAGCCACTGGAGTTCCGTGATTGCCTCCTCACGGTTGATCTGGCGTTTGAGCGAGGAGGCTACAGACGCAGGAGCGCGAGCCGCTAGGATATAGACAGGCACCGTGCCGGGCGAGTTGAGTATCCTGTTCCAAAGGGGCAGGAACGTAACCGTCCTGGGATCCTTGAAGCCCCAGATTGTGTTAGCATCTGACAGTCTGCTTTCCAGCACTTTCCGGAGCCTTGGTCTGGCTTTTCTGGCCGGCTCTGCTTCCAGCCAGCCTTCAGGCAAAGGCAGGGTCGGCAATGATCCCAAATCAACCAGAAGCTGCTTATGAATTTCGACAATCTCGGCATCCTCGAAAAAGCCTTCGGGGTTGGCTACGCTTGCGGGGATCATGTTCTCGGACAAGCGCATGCCCATGGCCCCAAGCGCTTTCATAAGTAGGGAGGTTCCTGAGCGGCCGGGGCTGAGGACGACGATTACGCGTTTTGTTTGTTCATCCGTCATTTTTCTGTGCATATTCCTATACAAGAGTGTTGAAATTCAAAATTCGAAGCAATTCCAAATACTAAAATCATTTTTTCACCATGGAGAGCGTATAGGGGGCTGCGGCCCAAAAACCAATCTATTCTCCCTGTCTCTCCCTGTTTTCCATGGTGAGCATTCCTATTTTTGACTCAAGAAATACTCAATGGTCCTCTCAATCCCGTCCTCCAGTTCCACCTCCGGCTCCCAGCCCAACATTCTTTTAGCCTTGGACGTGTCCGCGAAGTTGCGCTTCACGTCACCCAACCTAGGTTGGGTGTGTTTGATGGTCATCTTGATCCCCCGCCTGCCCAAGGCCTGGGCGATCATTTCGGCCACCTCGCCCACGGTCCGCTCCAGGCCCGTGGCGATTTGGAAGGTCTCTCCGCCAAAGTCCTTGTCCATGGCCAGGACGAGGGCCCGAACCAAGTCGTCGATGTACAGAAAATCCCTGGTCTGGGTGCCGTCGCCGAATATCTCGCAAACCTCACCGTTCAAGGCTTGGCGGATGAACTTGGCCACCACGCTGGATTTGTGCTTGGACCTTGGGCCGTACACATTGCCAAATCGCAAGCAAACAGTTTCAATGCCAAAGGTCCGGAAATAGGCTGAACAGTATCCTTCCCCAGCAAGCTTACTGGCCCCGTAGGGTGAAACAGGATGCGGGGGCAACTCTTCGTGAATGGGCGGCTCCACCTCGCCGGCCGGTGCTCCGGACGAGGCAAAGATAAACTTCTTCACGCCATTGAGCCGGGCCGCCTCGAGCATGTTCAGAGTGCCGAGGACATTGCATTCCATGTCCAGGCGTGGATTTTCCACGGAGGGGCCAACGCCGGTGTTGGCCGCCAGATGCACGACGCAGTCCACGCCCTGAGCGTAGTACATGGTCGTGTCCTGGTCCCGGATGTCGTCTTGAATTAAAGTCACTCCGCGTTTGAGATGGCAATCGACAGAAGTGGCTGTTCCAAAACGGGTGATCTCGGATAAGTCGCAGGGAGTGCCTGTTACAAGGTTGTCCAGGACGCGAATGGTGGGATTGGAATGGCTGTGCAATAAACGATGTATCAGGGAGGTCCCGATAAAACCGCACCCGCCAGTGATTAATAAATTGAGTAAGTTCATTGTCTTGTCCTATTAATAATTGTCAATATTTTAAAGATTTTTCTCTAAAAAAAAATTCTAAATCATGAACATCTTTTCTTTCAAGAAAAGGATGGCTAATATTGGGTTTGGCTAACACCTTTTCTTTATCATATCCTGCTTTATTAGAATCTTTCAAGTGTAATCGTTGAGTTTTGCTGCCATATAGATGACAACTATTATAATTCCAATAATTTTCCTTTCCTTCAAAATAAGGTATACCTAATTCTTCGCAAAGAATTATTGTCATGTTGCGAGGGGCTAATATAAGATCTTCTGAATTGATTATGGTATAAGGATAATGATTGTCGATAATTTTATTTTTAATTAAGAAGTATCTAGATAAATTAGTTATTATATCCTTTTCTGATTTATTTCGTTTTAGATCAGATTGGAATATTTTAGCAAATGGTCTGAAGGAAATTAATACATGCAATTGATAATTATTGTTTAAGCATGATTGATTTGCAATAGTAAAGTTCCTGTATGATTTAGATGAATCTATAATAATGTCTGCTTGAGCTTTCTCGAATATTTCTTTATAGGCATCTTTGTACCCAACTTCATGATTGATTTCATTCCAAACTTTTCCATACAAACTATTTCTTGTTAACATAGGATTGCCATAATTTTTTTTGTTCATATCAAAAAAAGCATGAATTTCTCCAACATGAAAATATTTAAAAGGAGATTTATAATGTGCACCTAAAATACATCCCAAAAGCGTTGATCCTGAATGATTCGCCCCGGCAATAAATATTATTTTTTCTTTCATGATTCCTCCATCAAATCTCTATATTTTGCATCAGCTTTTCCCGCATTCGTCGTGCATGCATTGACCGTTCCAGATCAATCGTCATTTGCTCACGAAACAGGCGTTTGGGATCCTTTTTATATTCAGCAGATTCGTATAAAAGCTGTTCCCATTGGTCATAAATTTTTTGTGGATCGAATTGCTTTGAATCCTCTAATGCTTGTGATCCTAAACGGCAACGAATGTCAGCGGAAGACATGAGCTTGTGCAGTTCATTTTCCAAACCAGAAATCCTGTCTTCAGTTGAAGCCAACAGGCCATTTTGATCGTGCCTGATCAGCTCGTTTGTCCCGCTACAGTCGGCAAATCCAATGCTGGGCAAGCCTACTGACATGGCTTCCAGGACAACCGTCGGGCATCCTTCGCTCAAGGATGCAATGACATGTATGTGCGAGGATGCGTAATGAGCATAAACATCGTCAGTTGGACCTTCGATCCACACCCTGTTGAGCAAGCCATTTTCTTCGATGAAGTGGAGAACGTCACGGTTATGTGGCTTTTTGTCGTCCAGTGATTTCCCAATGATTTTGAGATCCCAATCCGGGAAATCGCCACAGAGACGAAAAAAGGCTTGGACCAATGTTATAAGGTTTTTATTTGGTTTAAAACCGTTGACATTGAGAATTATCTTACGCTGTTCCGATGTGCCGACAGGGGACGCCAATATGTTTTGCTGAAAGGCTGGATTGGGGAAAGCGTAGACGTTAGGCTGGATATATTCGGGAAAGGAGTGAGTATATCCAGGCATGGTTAAGCGAATTCGTGTAGCACCGGAAGCAATGACTTCTCGCTCCCACATAGATTGTGATTTCCCAAATATACTACACCAGTTGTTTGTACATAAGCGAACTGGATTGGTACATTCTTGCATACCAAATGGGATTTTTGTTCCATGGACTAGGGAGTAGAAGGTTATTAACTTTCTGTTAAAATAGAAAACAAAAAAAATATCTGGATCGATATGATTTATTTGATCCTTCAAAATTTTTAAATCATTATAGGGTAAGAGTACGACATTATTCTTGGGGGTATAAGCTATTTTTCCCTTGTTCTGGTAAGCGATGTAGGCAAGATGGCCGCGTCTGGTCATTTCGTCAGCTAGTTCCATGGCTACACGTTCAGCGCCACCCTTGCCCGCAGCAAGCATCTCAGCAAGAATAATAATTTTTAGTTTATATTTGTTATCTTGTATAGTATCATGTGCTGAATCATAAGTTTTTATATGTTTATCAGCAAAATCAATATCATTATTGGCATATATAGGGTTGTCATGTTGTTCTGGCATATTGTTTTTGCTGTGCATTATATTATTAATAAAAGGAATAATATTGTTTTTAAATATGATATCGTAGTCAAATGCATGAACAAGGTCAATGTTGTTTGATACTGTTTTGTTATCGATATTATAGTTTAGAAATGAATTTAATTCTTCTGATAATGATGCAGGATTGTCTCCACATATGTTAAAATGAAAACCTTGAGATAATAATTTTAGATGCGCATCAGTACAAGTGGCAATAACTGGAAGGCCAGCAGCGATATATTCTATCAACTTCAATGATGGAGAATTATTGTATAAATCTACTGGTACCCAGGCTATGCCTACGTCATAAGAAGGAAGTATCGAGTACAGTTCAGTTTGACTCATTAATCCTTTCAGTTTGATAATATTTTGTATATTGTTTTTATGAATGTATTCCTCTAGTAATTTGAATAATGGACCTGAGCCATAGATATCAAGTTTTGGCAAATCGTTATTCTTGTTGGAAAAATCACAAAAACCCTGGATCAATGTAATAATTTTTCTTTTTTCATGTAATGTGCCAATAAAAACAAATTTCAAATTAGGGATGTCTCGCTTTTTATCAGTTTTAGGCTTGAATAAGCGAGTATCTATGCCTAAAGGGTATTCCTTAGGAATTATGGTACAATTTGGAATCCATGTTTGAACACTTTCTGCGGAAAGTGTTGCTATGCCATCCAATTTTAAATGAACGGCACTACATTTTTCTTGGATTTCCTTTCTAATAGTTCCATGTGCAAGCAAGGGCGTCTTTATATCTAAAATACACTTTGCTGAAGAGTTGTGGATCTTCAATTTTTCAAAAAAATAAGGCCACTTGGGAAAGTTAAAAAGATAAAAAAGGTCAGGCTTGAAAGC includes the following:
- a CDS encoding ABC transporter permease; its protein translation is MIQLFRNLYTHRHALRSQFMVNIKTTITTTRLGVLWWILDPLALMAIYTFVVKIVFERGGPGYHIFVLCGLVCWQAFSRSVTIGAKSLTGNASLIRQTPLPLHLYVLIPPVVQSFFFLIGLSIIAVWNHEALGWHTLAAPLLIAPLILLTFGLGLFLSILEVYLPDTGKLLPYAMRLGLYMSPVLYSPERIYALEKLPDFAKTLYALNPMLHVITAARDALFIGQMFNLRSYALVLLASLVLVQAGLSFFHRFEAKAPKYL
- a CDS encoding CDP-glycerol glycerophosphotransferase family protein, with amino-acid sequence MAERVAILPEIIHEYRGRERGSAPSGTQTFSPDRIIQCAGIYRACLEEYQRQNNPTLLALLEERTVIRFMRFFVRSSFFPDADAVYYRELRLLLENINVQLIVRHAENFILPFLMIRAGYFRHAAAVLHSRNNLVAVKDFFSQLEHNDRVCHILYMDALDSCRQGMKCVLNVKPPLKTSPEDKALSRYENHCKEWMRRPYLHDLCLGTYRAGKKVKNTFSRSYAKIAENSWKRIFSTYLRRITLIMLLLFLRILLRCCTKKRVWLVAEREGNGCEENGYVFFKYCLAEKKHTDIYYILNKDVRLPADFPDPARAVRKNTWSYVRLLCLANVFLFTNKEDDICDYPVLRFALPGVQTIFLTHGVTLYGPGVYLRSVANRFDKIIAVSELEKTQKIRDWMIRDPGRIMITGLPRFDELLGQKADREVLFALTWRKRLDRMAPEEFIESFYFRRIRSFLSHPDLDVLLCEQDLRLRVRFHFRMKEHANHFAGFASQRIIIEYSDDAVPLRNVLQQACVLITDYSSIMWDMAYMQRPVLLYQFDIDAFLAERCLHGFSTREEDMRFAAVARDEKQLTTALEELANRDFKLNTEQRQNAVSFFQYRDEKNCERVYRMVQRVTRKT
- a CDS encoding NAD-dependent epimerase/dehydratase family protein → MNLLNLLITGGCGFIGTSLIHRLLHSHSNPTIRVLDNLVTGTPCDLSEITRFGTATSVDCHLKRGVTLIQDDIRDQDTTMYYAQGVDCVVHLAANTGVGPSVENPRLDMECNVLGTLNMLEAARLNGVKKFIFASSGAPAGEVEPPIHEELPPHPVSPYGASKLAGEGYCSAYFRTFGIETVCLRFGNVYGPRSKHKSSVVAKFIRQALNGEVCEIFGDGTQTRDFLYIDDLVRALVLAMDKDFGGETFQIATGLERTVGEVAEMIAQALGRRGIKMTIKHTQPRLGDVKRNFADTSKAKRMLGWEPEVELEDGIERTIEYFLSQK
- a CDS encoding sulfotransferase family protein, whose translation is MKALGAMGMRLSENMIPASVANPEGFFEDAEIVEIHKQLLVDLGSLPTLPLPEGWLEAEPARKARPRLRKVLESRLSDANTIWGFKDPRTVTFLPLWNRILNSPGTVPVYILAARAPASVASSLKRQINREEAITELQWLQRTTDALHHTAADCFIVHYEDWFTRPMEQAQELLRYTGLDQYFSGNAKEALKDVIKPNLNRAVYEDYEVQNEYVLKLYDVLKDCRGADFDRQRLMAVVKECRKAMDGFKGWHLEAQRRISRQAQQKNSKSVSELEKDLHNLTLQNNEYLKQLKDLHDELKENRVRAVSLRQVQEELQQEKQKVAKEQKHVAAMQERLEKSRNETLRLKHSYSFRLGHIIVQALTKPGKNTILAPYYLAVLARDILTGRGKARAGEGIQKQQV
- a CDS encoding ABC transporter ATP-binding protein — translated: MQLFLTSLFSRKDNAGGLALLDLDRPALRHVQLVDMTGLPVRHCHLRGLHWTGSHLYAVATNAMFVFRLCTQGRDLFALERTVILPEWVLGPSRQANLHTVFADQSQDRVFVPFNAQCALDQFDMQGRLVQRRFFWEIAPDLFPLPSKAALQRTFTFGVVRHLFQDPMHGPVLVMSYLNNGDQGALIALDSGKLLLRMNFNPHGTVLYDRHLYVSNIQAGEIVVYPWPVSEPDAPATRTIAPALDFELWPESVQYVRGMAAHEQHLIYGVCHPAKVAPTQIMPRLVEFDLESGTQKKEHFLPTLEGLHAPQVYALHNVPDRVAGMVEAWLREEDREEPMPLTEPVPEALLEQPLADRVPAETVAISRDDLSRSQDVQLLPDPHPPAIEQVRAASPPTDAHSAVLVFDNVGLFFPRKRGTWFFRDARRRPAASFWALRNVSFALHEGETIALIGRNGSGKSTLAMLCCGVYQPDEGRVDVWGRVQLLALGVGFKPELSGRDNVYVSASLLGLSRARTKILLPEIEAFAELGEFMDQPVRTYSSGMKSRLGFAVATAVDPEILILDETMSVGDKAFQTKAAARMSAMREKAKSVLLVSHSPEQIKNLCSRALWLEQGRLLMDDNPDNVLNAYEVFCQDPEKWLEQHSDNL